Below is a window of Pseudomonas sp. B21-040 DNA.
AAGATGCGCCATTGTTTTCCGCTTGGCGAATCCGACGATGATACAGATCAGTGCCCTGCCCGCCTTCACCGACAACTACATCTGGTTGTTACAAGACCACCGCACCCAGCGCTGCGCCGTGGTCGATCCGGGCGATGCCGCGCCCGTGCAGGCCTGGCTTGCGGCGCATCCGGGGTGGGTCTTGAGCGATATTCTGATCACTCATCACCATCATGACCACGTCGGCGGCGTCGAGTCGCTGAAAAAGGCGACAGACGCGACAGTCTACGGTCCGGCCAGCGAATCCATCCCGGCCCGGGATGTCGCGCTCAAGGACAACGACAAGGTCAGCGTGCTGGGCTGGGACTTCGATGTTTTCGCCGTGCCCGGTCATACCCTGGGGCACATTGCCTACTACCATCATGGCCTGCTGTTCTGCGGTGACACGCTGTTTGCCGCCGGGTGTGGACGGTTGTTCGAAGGCACGCCCGAACAGATGCACGCCTCGCTGTCACGCCTGGCCGAATTGCCGGAAGACACGCTGGTCTATTGCACTCATGAATACACCCTGAGCAACCTGAAATTTGCGGCAGCTGTCGAACCTGACAATCCGGATACCGCCGAACGCCTGGCCAAAGTCACCCGACAGCGTGAAGCCGGGATCATCACGCTGCCTTCGACACTGGCCCTGGAAAAGCTCACCAACCCTTTTTTACGGTCCGCTGAAACATCTGTTAAAGAAAAAGTGGACGAACGGATCGGCCCCAATAACCGGGCTCCGAGTGCGGTTTTTGCGGCCTTGCGGGCTTGGAAGGATACGTTCTAAGCCGTCATCCTATTGCAATGAAAATTCTGAATGGTTGACCGCAGGGGGTACCCTTTCTAGAATCTCTCGACATTTTTGCCCGGAACTTACTTCCAGCCAATGTCGTCATCTATTCGTAAAGCCATCAATTCAGACGCATTGACCCGCTTGGCTCAAGCCATAGCGGTGGCTGTGTCCGCCACTCTGGCGGGTTGTTCCAGTCATGTGCCGCAGACCGACGCGTCACACACCCCCAATATTGCCGCCCGAGCCAAACAGAAACCCATTTGGCTCAGCGAAAAGCCCTCGCCGCAAGTCCCTCAGGATGTCTGGGAGCGCATGCGCCAGGGCTTCCAGTTGCAGGATGGTCTGGGCGTCAACCCGCGCATCGAGCAACAGCGCCTGTGGTTCGCCAGCAACCCTTCCTTCCTCGAAAACGCCGGCGAACGCGGCAGTCTCTACATTCACTACATCATCGAACGCCTTGAAGAACGCAACATGCCGCTTGAACTGGCGCTGTTGCCGGTGATTGAAAGCGCCTACAACCCGATGGCCTACTCCCGGTCCGACGCAGTGGGTCTCTGGCAATTCATCCCGTCTACCGGGCGCTACTACAACCTGCGCCAGACCCGTTTCTACGACGGCCGTCGCGACATCACCGCCTCGACCACAGCGGCGCTGGACTACCTGACCCGCCTGCACGACATGTTCAACGGTGACTGGATGCTCGCCCTCGCCGCTTACAATGCCGGTGAAGGCACGGTCAGCCGGGCGATCGAGCGCAATGAAAGGCTCGGCCTTCCGACCGATTACTGGAACCTGCCGTTGCCGTCGGAAACCCAGGCCTACGTGCCAAAACTGCTGGCCTTGTCGCAAGTGGTGCTGGCTCCCGAAGCCTACGGCGTGAACCTCAACCCGATCGCCAACGAACCGTACTTCCAGGTCGTCGAAATCAACCAGCGCATGGACCTGTCCAAGGTTGCCGCGGTGGCCAACATCGACGAAGACGAACTGTTCCAGCTCAACCCGGCCTTCAAGCAGCGCACCACGATCGACGGCCCCCAGCATCTGCTGGTGCCAACGTCCAAAGCGCAGTTGCTGACTACCAGCCTGTCGACCATGCGTCCGGAAGAGTTGATCAGCAAGAAGTCGTTCAAACCGGTCTTCGAAGGCGCCGACGAGACTCAAGTCGCCAGCATCAAGCGCGCCTACCGGGTCAAACGCGGCGATAGCCTGGGCTCCATTGCCAAGGCCAACAACGTTGACGTCAAAGACCTGCAGCGCTGGAACAAACTCTCCGGTAAAAATCTCAAGACAGGCCAGACGCTGGTGATGCAGGACACCACCAAGCGCAATAGCGGCCGCGTCAACACGGTCATCGCCGCGAACAGCAAAGCCGACAAGAAGAAACCGCAGACCCAATACAAGGTTCAGCAAGGCGACTCGTTGTACATCGTTGCCAAACGTTTCAATGTCGAGATGCAGCATCTCAAGCGCTGGAACCCGCGCGTCGGCCAGGCGTTGAAGCCTGGACAGATGCTGACGGTGTCTTCACCACGCTAAAAAACAGCCCCTGAAATCAGGGGCTTTTTTTTGCCCGAAAAACGAACCAATCTCTTGTAGCAGCCTGCGTCGGCCGGTCCGCGTTCGGGCGCAGCAGTCGTAAATTCAAACGGCGCGGTATGACTGGAAGACTGTGATTGCCGGATTACGACTGCTGCGCAGTCGGACGCAGGCTTCGCCAGCTGCTACAAGGGACCCGTAAGTCCAATTAACCCGGCATTACCCTCTGTCTTTTTCCTGTCGATACAAGCTGTTACTGTACGGCCCACAAAGCCCAAGCCGCCTGGATCGGATCTCTGACTTGAAGCGTCCCCTCCTCCTGCTCCTGATCAGCCTGGCCTTGAGCTCCACCGCAAGCGCGACGATCAGCGAAAGCCACGGTTATGCGCAGTTCGGCACGCTCAAGTACCCGGCCCGATTTACCCACTTCGACTGGGTCAACCCGCAAGCGCCCAAGGGCGGTACATTGCGGGTGATGGCGTTTGGCACCTTCGATACGCTCAATCCTTACACCTTCAAGGGCACGAGCCCGGTGACCACGCCGAATTTCCTGCAATACGGGATCAATGAGCTGAATGAACCGCTAATGGTCGGCACCGGCCAGTACGCACCGTCCGGCGACGAGCCGACTTCCAGTTATGGCCTGATCGCCCAGTCGTTGGAATACACCGAGGACCGCAGTTGGGTGGTGTTCAACCTGCGCCCCGAAGCGCGGTTCCACGATGGTTCGCCAATCACCGCGTACGACGTCGCGTTCTCCTACCGCATGCTGCTCAAGGAAGGTCATCCGCTGTACCGCACCAGCCTTCAGGAAGTGTTGCGCGTCGACATCCTCAACCCGCACCGCGTTCGTTTCGTCTTCAAGCGCGCCGGCAATCCGTTGTTGATCCTGAGGCTGGGCGAATTGCCGGTGATGTCCCGGCACTACTGGAAAGGTCGCGACTTCAAGGCCACCACCTTCGAACCACCACTGGGCAGCGGGCCGTATCGCATCACCTCGGTAACCCCCGGGCGGCAGATCGTGTTTGAGCGGGTCAAGGATTACTGGGGCAAAGACCTGGCGGTCAATCGCGGCAAGTACAACTTCGATCGTATGGAAGTCGAGTTCTACCGTGACAGCGATGTCGCCTTCGAAGCCTTCAAGGCCGGCGAGTTCGACGTTTACATCGAGCATCAGGCGAAGAACTGGGACAACGGTTACAACTTCCCGGCGGTGCGTCGCGGCGAGGTGATCAAGGTGCAGATCCCGCATCAGATCCCGACCCAGAGCCAAGGCCTGTTCATGAATACCCGACGGCCGACCTTGGCCGAAGTCAAGGTCCGGGAAGCGCTGGGCCTGATGTTTGACTTCGAGTGGACCAACCGAACGCTGTTCAGCGGGGCCTACAAGCGCGCCTTGAGTTATTACCCCAACAGCGAGTTTTCTGCGACCGGGCTGCCCGTTGGTCACGAATGGCTGATGCTCAAGCCGTATCGCGAGCAGTTGCCCGCCAAACTCTTCACCGAGCCGTTCAGCCTGCCGCAGACCGACGGCCGCGGCATTCCCCGGGAAACCCTGCGCAAAGCCCTTGGGCTGCTTGCTGAGGCCGGCTGGAAACTCAATGGCCAGCGCATACAGAACGCCGCTGGCCAACCGCTGCGATTCGAGATCCTGCTGGTCAACCCGAACCTGGAGCGCATCCTCCAGCCCTACGTCGAGAACCTCGCCAGCATGGGTATCGACGCGCGACTTCGCACCGTCGACCGCGCCCAGTACAAACAGCGCCTCGATCAGTTCGATTTCGACATGATTCTGATGACGCTCAACCAGACCCTCAGCCCGGGTCTGGAGCAGTGGCAGTATTTCCACTCCAGCCAGGTCGGAATCAAGGGCAGTAAAAACTATGCCGGTATCGCCAACCCGGTGGTCGATCATTTGCTTGAACAATTGCTCGCCGCTCAAAGCCGCGACGAACAAGTGGCCGTGGGCAAAGCGCTGGACCGCGTATTGCTGTGGCAGCACTACAGTATTCCCAACTGGTACCTCAATTATCACCGCCTGGCCTACCGTAATCGCCTGGCCTTCGTGACCACGCCGCCCTACACCCTGGGCCTGAGCGCGTGGTGGCTGAAATCTTCGGAGAAAGATCAATGAAACCCGTACGCGCCCTGCTGTTGCAGGCCAGCGGTCTGCTGTTCGCCGGGCTGGCCTGCGCCGCCCCGCAACATGCCGTGACCCTCTACAACGAGCCGCCGAAGTACCCGGCCGACTTTAAATATTTCGACTACGTGAACCCGGATGCGCCCAAGGGCGGGATCTTCCGTCAGGCCGGTTTCGGTGGCTTCGACAGTCTCAACCCGTTTATCAGCAAGGGCGTTCCGGCCGACGACATCGGCATCATCTATGACACCCTCGCCAAACAAGGGCTGGACGAGCCATTCACCGAATATGGACTGGTGGCCGGCAAGATCGAGAAAGCCCCGGATAACAGCTGGGTGCGTTTCTACCTGCGCCCCGAAGCGCGCTTCCACGACGGCCACCCGATCCGCGCCGAAGACGTGGTGTTCAGCTTCCAGATGCTGACCAAGGACGGCGCGCCGCTCTATCGCGGTTACTACAACGACGTTGCGGAAGCGGTCGCCGAAGACCCGCTGACCGTGCTGTTCAAGTTCAAACACTCCAACAACCGCGAGCTGCCCTTGATTCTCGGCCAGTTGCCGGTGCTCCCGAAACATTGGTGGGCGGACCGCGATTTCAACAAGGGCAACCTCGAAATGCCATTGGGCAGCGGCCCGTACAAAGTCAGCGAAGTGAAGGCCGGGCGCTCCATTCGCTATGAGCGGGTCAAGGATTACTGGGGCAAGGACTTGCCGGTCAATCGCGGGTTCTACAACTTCGACGTGATGCTCACCGAGTACTACCGCGACAACACCGTCGCGCTCGAAGCGCTCAAGGCCGGGCAGTTCGATTACTGGCTGGAAATGACCGCGAAGAACTGGGCCAACGCCTACAACGTCCCGGCCGTCACCGAGGGCCGACTGATCAAAGAACAAATCCCCAACGGCAACCCCACCGGCATGCAGGGTTTTGTGTTCAACCTGCGCCGCCCACTGTTCCAGGATGTACGGGTGCGCAAGGCCCTGGCGCTGCTGCTGGACTTTGAATGGACCAACAAGCAGTTGTTCAACAGCGCCTATGCGCGCACCCGCAGCTATTTCGAAAACTCGGAAATGGCCGCCACCGGCCTGCCGGATGCCGACCAACTGGCGATCCTCGATCCGTTTCGCAGCCAGATCCCCGCACAAGTGTTCAACGAAGCCTTTGAGAACCCGAAGACGGATGGCAGCGGCATGATTCGCGATCACCAGCGCGAAGCCTATCAACTGCTGCAAGAGGCCGGTTGGCGGATCGTCGATGACAAAATGGTCGATGCCACGGGCAAACCGGTGAAAATCGAATTCCTGCTGGCCCAGACCGAGTTCGAGCGTGTACTGCTGCCGTTCAAGCGCAATTTGAGCGATCTGGGGATCGACCTGGTCATCCGCCGGGTCGACGTCTCGCAATACATCAACCGCGTGCGCTCACGCGACTTCGACATGATCGTCGGCAGCTTCCCGCAGTCCGGTTCTCCGGGTAATGAACAGCGTGAATTCTGGATGTCGGCCGCCGCCGACAAACCCGGCAGTCGCAATTCGATGGGCCTCAAAGACCCGGTGGTGGACCAGTTGGTCGAGCAACTGATCAACGCCGATTCGCGCAAAAGCCTGGTGGCCCATGCCCGCGCACTGGACCGCGTCCTGCAATGGGGTTATTACGTGATCCCCAACTGGCATATCAAGACGTGGCGCGCGGCGTACTGGAACCACATCGGTCATCCAAAAATTTCACCCAAGTACGACATCGGCATCAACACCTGGTGGATCAAGCCGGATGCGAAACCGGCAATAGAAGTCGAAATCAAACTGCAAGCCGACCCTGTGGGCACGGAGTAATCAGATGCTGGCGTATATTTTTCGGCGACTGCTGCTGATCATTCCGACCTTGTTCGGCATTTTGCTGATCAACTTCGTGATCATCCAGGCCGCGCCCGGCGGCCCGGTAGAGCAGATGATCGCCAAGCTCGAAGGCTTCGAAGGCGCCACCAGCCGCATCGCTGGTGGCGGTGCCGAAGTGTCGGTGGCCGGTTCCGCCTATCGCGGCGCCCAAGGCCTGGACCCGGCGCTGGTCAAGGAAATCGAGCACATGTACGGCTTCGACAAGTCGGCGCCGGAACGCTTGTGGATCATGGTCAAGAACTACGCCTCACTGGATTTCGGCGACAGCTTCTTTCGCGACGCCAAGGTCATCGACCTGATCAAGGAAAAGATGCCGGTGTCGATCTCGCTCGGGTTATGGAGCACGCTGATCATGTACCTGGTGTCGATCCCGCTGGGGATCGCCAAGGCCACCCGGCATGGCAGCCACTTCGACGTCTGGACCAGTTCGGCGATCATCGTCGGCTACGCAATCCCGGCCTTCCTGTTTGCGATCCTGCTGATCGTGGTGTTCGCCGGCGGCAGCTATTTTGACTGGTTCCCGTTGCGCGGCCTGACGTCGAACAATTTCGATGAGCTGAGCATGGGCGGCAAGGTCCTCGATTACTTCTGGCACCTGGCGCTCCCCGTCACGGCGCTGGTGATCGGCAACTTCGCGACCATGACCCTGCTGACCAAAAACAGCTTTCTCGATGAAATCAACAAGCAGTACGTGGTCACCGCCAAAGCCAAAGGCCTGACCCGTCATCGCGTGCTCTACGGCCATGTGTTCCGCAATGCGATGTTGCTGGTGATCGCGGGGTTCCCGTCGGCCTTCATCGGCATCTTCTTTACCGGCTCGTTGCTGGTGGAAGTGATTTTCTCCCTCGACGGCCTCGGTTTGATGAGCTTTGAAGCCGCGATCAACCGCGATTACCCGGTGGTGTTCGGCACGCTGTTTATCTTCACCTTGCTGGGCCTGGTGGTGAAACTCATCGGCGACCTCACCTACACCTTTGTCGATCCGCGCATCGACTTCGAAAGCCGGGAGCATTGAGATGAACCTGTCCCCGCTCAATCGACGACGCTTCGAACTGTTCAAGGCCAACAAGCGCGGCTGGTGGTCGCTGTGGCTGTTTCTGCTGCTGTTTGGCCTGAGCCTTGGCGCCGAACTGATTGCCAATGACAAACCGCTGGCGGTGCATTACGACAACAGTTGGTACTTCCCGGCGCTCAAGCGCTACCCGGAAACCACGTTCGGCGGCGAATTCCCGCTCGAAGCCAACTACAAGAGCCCGTACATCCGCGAACTGCTCAAGGCCAAGGACGCCTGGGTGCTGTGGGCACCGATTCCGTTCAGCTATCAAAGCATCAACTACGACCTGAAGGTCCCGGCCCCGGCACCGCCGTCGGCGGATAACCTGTTTGGCACGGACGACCAGGGTCGGGACGTGCTGGCGCGGGTGATTTACGGCTTCCGGATTTCGGTGTTGTTCGCCCTCACCCTGACCATTTTCAGCTCGATCATTGGCGTGATCGCCGGGGCCTTGCAGGGCTTTTACGGCGGCTGGGTGGATCTGGCCGGGCAGCGTTTCCTGGAGATCTGGTCCGGGCTGCCGGTGCTGTACCTGCTGATCATCCTCGCCAGCTTCGTACAGCCGAATTTCTGGTGGCTGCTGGGGATCATGCTGCTGTTTTCATGGATGAGCCTGGTGGACGTGGTGCGCGCCGAGTTCCTGCGTGGCCGCAACCTTGAATACGTGCGCGCGGCGCGGGCGTTGGGCATGCAGAACGGTGCGATCATGTTCCGCCATATCCTGCCCAACGCCATGGTCTCGACCATGACGTTCATGCCGTTCATCCTGACCGGCGCCATCGGCACCCTGACGGCGCTCGATTT
It encodes the following:
- the gloB gene encoding hydroxyacylglutathione hydrolase produces the protein MIQISALPAFTDNYIWLLQDHRTQRCAVVDPGDAAPVQAWLAAHPGWVLSDILITHHHHDHVGGVESLKKATDATVYGPASESIPARDVALKDNDKVSVLGWDFDVFAVPGHTLGHIAYYHHGLLFCGDTLFAAGCGRLFEGTPEQMHASLSRLAELPEDTLVYCTHEYTLSNLKFAAAVEPDNPDTAERLAKVTRQREAGIITLPSTLALEKLTNPFLRSAETSVKEKVDERIGPNNRAPSAVFAALRAWKDTF
- a CDS encoding transglycosylase SLT domain-containing protein — its product is MSSSIRKAINSDALTRLAQAIAVAVSATLAGCSSHVPQTDASHTPNIAARAKQKPIWLSEKPSPQVPQDVWERMRQGFQLQDGLGVNPRIEQQRLWFASNPSFLENAGERGSLYIHYIIERLEERNMPLELALLPVIESAYNPMAYSRSDAVGLWQFIPSTGRYYNLRQTRFYDGRRDITASTTAALDYLTRLHDMFNGDWMLALAAYNAGEGTVSRAIERNERLGLPTDYWNLPLPSETQAYVPKLLALSQVVLAPEAYGVNLNPIANEPYFQVVEINQRMDLSKVAAVANIDEDELFQLNPAFKQRTTIDGPQHLLVPTSKAQLLTTSLSTMRPEELISKKSFKPVFEGADETQVASIKRAYRVKRGDSLGSIAKANNVDVKDLQRWNKLSGKNLKTGQTLVMQDTTKRNSGRVNTVIAANSKADKKKPQTQYKVQQGDSLYIVAKRFNVEMQHLKRWNPRVGQALKPGQMLTVSSPR
- a CDS encoding extracellular solute-binding protein — protein: MLLISLALSSTASATISESHGYAQFGTLKYPARFTHFDWVNPQAPKGGTLRVMAFGTFDTLNPYTFKGTSPVTTPNFLQYGINELNEPLMVGTGQYAPSGDEPTSSYGLIAQSLEYTEDRSWVVFNLRPEARFHDGSPITAYDVAFSYRMLLKEGHPLYRTSLQEVLRVDILNPHRVRFVFKRAGNPLLILRLGELPVMSRHYWKGRDFKATTFEPPLGSGPYRITSVTPGRQIVFERVKDYWGKDLAVNRGKYNFDRMEVEFYRDSDVAFEAFKAGEFDVYIEHQAKNWDNGYNFPAVRRGEVIKVQIPHQIPTQSQGLFMNTRRPTLAEVKVREALGLMFDFEWTNRTLFSGAYKRALSYYPNSEFSATGLPVGHEWLMLKPYREQLPAKLFTEPFSLPQTDGRGIPRETLRKALGLLAEAGWKLNGQRIQNAAGQPLRFEILLVNPNLERILQPYVENLASMGIDARLRTVDRAQYKQRLDQFDFDMILMTLNQTLSPGLEQWQYFHSSQVGIKGSKNYAGIANPVVDHLLEQLLAAQSRDEQVAVGKALDRVLLWQHYSIPNWYLNYHRLAYRNRLAFVTTPPYTLGLSAWWLKSSEKDQ
- a CDS encoding extracellular solute-binding protein; this encodes MKPVRALLLQASGLLFAGLACAAPQHAVTLYNEPPKYPADFKYFDYVNPDAPKGGIFRQAGFGGFDSLNPFISKGVPADDIGIIYDTLAKQGLDEPFTEYGLVAGKIEKAPDNSWVRFYLRPEARFHDGHPIRAEDVVFSFQMLTKDGAPLYRGYYNDVAEAVAEDPLTVLFKFKHSNNRELPLILGQLPVLPKHWWADRDFNKGNLEMPLGSGPYKVSEVKAGRSIRYERVKDYWGKDLPVNRGFYNFDVMLTEYYRDNTVALEALKAGQFDYWLEMTAKNWANAYNVPAVTEGRLIKEQIPNGNPTGMQGFVFNLRRPLFQDVRVRKALALLLDFEWTNKQLFNSAYARTRSYFENSEMAATGLPDADQLAILDPFRSQIPAQVFNEAFENPKTDGSGMIRDHQREAYQLLQEAGWRIVDDKMVDATGKPVKIEFLLAQTEFERVLLPFKRNLSDLGIDLVIRRVDVSQYINRVRSRDFDMIVGSFPQSGSPGNEQREFWMSAAADKPGSRNSMGLKDPVVDQLVEQLINADSRKSLVAHARALDRVLQWGYYVIPNWHIKTWRAAYWNHIGHPKISPKYDIGINTWWIKPDAKPAIEVEIKLQADPVGTE
- a CDS encoding microcin C ABC transporter permease YejB: MLAYIFRRLLLIIPTLFGILLINFVIIQAAPGGPVEQMIAKLEGFEGATSRIAGGGAEVSVAGSAYRGAQGLDPALVKEIEHMYGFDKSAPERLWIMVKNYASLDFGDSFFRDAKVIDLIKEKMPVSISLGLWSTLIMYLVSIPLGIAKATRHGSHFDVWTSSAIIVGYAIPAFLFAILLIVVFAGGSYFDWFPLRGLTSNNFDELSMGGKVLDYFWHLALPVTALVIGNFATMTLLTKNSFLDEINKQYVVTAKAKGLTRHRVLYGHVFRNAMLLVIAGFPSAFIGIFFTGSLLVEVIFSLDGLGLMSFEAAINRDYPVVFGTLFIFTLLGLVVKLIGDLTYTFVDPRIDFESREH
- a CDS encoding ABC transporter permease, with translation MNLSPLNRRRFELFKANKRGWWSLWLFLLLFGLSLGAELIANDKPLAVHYDNSWYFPALKRYPETTFGGEFPLEANYKSPYIRELLKAKDAWVLWAPIPFSYQSINYDLKVPAPAPPSADNLFGTDDQGRDVLARVIYGFRISVLFALTLTIFSSIIGVIAGALQGFYGGWVDLAGQRFLEIWSGLPVLYLLIILASFVQPNFWWLLGIMLLFSWMSLVDVVRAEFLRGRNLEYVRAARALGMQNGAIMFRHILPNAMVSTMTFMPFILTGAIGTLTALDFLGFGLPAGSPSLGELVAQGKSNLQAPWLGISAFAVLALMLSLLVFIGESARDAFDPRK